One genomic window of Globicephala melas chromosome 8, mGloMel1.2, whole genome shotgun sequence includes the following:
- the LOC115841977 gene encoding protein O-glucosyltransferase 3 isoform X4 translates to MRRLPLVPLLPLQLALLAAAGAPEAPVSAPQSLVWGPGLRAGVVLPVRYFYLQAVNSEGQNLTRSPPGQTLFKVVIKSLSPKELVRIHIPKPLDRNDGTFLMRYRMYETVSEGLKIEVLYGDEHVAQSPYILKGPVYHEYCECPEEDPQAWQKTLSCPAKEPQIAKDFSSFPSINLQQMLNEVPKRFGDERGAIVHYTILSNLIYRRSLGKYTDFKMFSDEILLSLARKVLLPDLEFYVNLGDWPLEHRKVNETPGPLPIISWCGSLDSRDVILPTYDITHSTLEAMRGVTNDLLSIQGNTGPSWINKTEKAFFRGRDSREERLQLVQLSKDNPQLLDAGITGYFFFQEKEKELGKAKLIGFFDFFKYKYQVNVDGTVAAYRYPYLMLGDSLVLKQDSPYYEHFYMALKPWKHYVPIKRNLSDLLEKVEWAKENDEEAKKIAKEGQLTARDLLQPHRLYCYYYRVLQKYAERQTSKPEIRDGMELVPQPDDSASICQCHRKRPLREEL, encoded by the exons ATGCGCCGCCTCCCGCTGGTTCCGCTGCTACCGCTGCAGCTCGCCCTGCTCGCGGCCGCGGGGGCCCCCGAGGCTCCGGTCAGCGCGCCGCAGAGCCTGGTGTGGGGGCCCGGGCTGCGGGCGGGCGTCGTTTTGCCCGTCCGCTATTTCTACCTGCAGGCCGTCAACTCGGAGGGCCAAAACCTCACTCGCTCGCCCCCAG gccAAACACTATTCAAAGTAGTAATCAAATCTCTCTCACCTAAAGAGTTAGTTCGGATTCACATCCCTAAACCTTTGGACAGGAATGATGGGACATTTTTGATGCGATATAGGATGTATGAAACTGTCAGTGAAGGGCTGAAGATAGAGGTCCTTTATGGTGATGAACATGTCGCTCAGTCTCCTTATATTTTGAAAG GACCAGTGTACCATGAGTACTGTGAGTGTCCAGAAGAGGATCCTCAGGCCTGGCAGAAAACTCTGTCTTGTCCAGCCAAGGAGCCACAGATTgcaaaagatttttcttcttttcccagcATCAATCTCCAGCAGATGCTAAACGAAGTTCCAAAAAGGTTTGGGGATGAGAGGGGTGCTATTGTTCATTACACGATTCTCAGTAACCTAATCTACCGGAGATCTTTAGGGAAATACACAGACTTCAAAATGTTCTCAGATGAGATTTTGCTGTCACTGGCAAGAAAG gtcCTTCTCCCAGATTTAGAATTTTATGTTAATCTTGGAGATTGGCCTTTGGAGCATCGAAAAGTCAATGAAACCCCTGGCCCTTTACCTATCATTTCATGGTGTGGCTCTCTGGATTCACGAGATGTTATCCTTCCAACATATGACATCACCCACTCCACACTTGAAGCTATGAGGGGTGTTACAAATGATCTTCTCTCTATTCAAGGAAATACAG GACCTTCCTGGATCAATAAAACAGAGAAAGCTTTCTTTAGAGGTAGAGATAGCCGAGAGGAGAGGCTCCAGTTGGTGCAGCTGTCCAAAGATAATCCACAGCTACTAGATGCAGGAATTACAGGATATTTCttcttccaagaaaaagaaaaggagcttGGAAAAGCTAAATTGATAGGTTTCTTTGACTTCTTTAAG TACAAGTATCAAGTGAATGTGGACGGGACTGTGGCTGCTTATAGATATCCATACCTCATGCTTGGTGACAGTTTGGTTCTGAAGCAGGACTCACcatattatgaacatttttatatgGCACTAAAGCCTTGGAAACATTATGTTCCAATTAAAAGAAATCTTAGTGATCTACTAGAGAAAGTTGAATGGGCCAAG gAAAATGATGAAGAAGCCAAGAAGATTGCAAAAGAAGGGCAGTTGACTGCTAGAGATCTGCTACAGCCCCACAGGCTTTACTGCTACTATTACAGAGTACTACAG AAATACGCTGAGCGCCAGACCAGCAAACCCGAAATACGTGATGGAATGGAACTTGTTCCTCAGCCGGATGACAGTGCATCTATCTGCCAGTGCCACAGGAAAAGGCCTTTAAGAGAAGAGCTTTAA
- the LOC115841977 gene encoding protein O-glucosyltransferase 3 isoform X5 — protein sequence MQCQTLFKVVIKSLSPKELVRIHIPKPLDRNDGTFLMRYRMYETVSEGLKIEVLYGDEHVAQSPYILKGPVYHEYCECPEEDPQAWQKTLSCPAKEPQIAKDFSSFPSINLQQMLNEVPKRFGDERGAIVHYTILSNLIYRRSLGKYTDFKMFSDEILLSLARKVLLPDLEFYVNLGDWPLEHRKVNETPGPLPIISWCGSLDSRDVILPTYDITHSTLEAMRGVTNDLLSIQGNTGPSWINKTEKAFFRGRDSREERLQLVQLSKDNPQLLDAGITGYFFFQEKEKELGKAKLIGFFDFFKYKYQVNVDGTVAAYRYPYLMLGDSLVLKQDSPYYEHFYMALKPWKHYVPIKRNLSDLLEKVEWAKENDEEAKKIAKEGQLTARDLLQPHRLYCYYYRVLQKYAERQTSKPEIRDGMELVPQPDDSASICQCHRKRPLREEL from the exons ATGCAGT gccAAACACTATTCAAAGTAGTAATCAAATCTCTCTCACCTAAAGAGTTAGTTCGGATTCACATCCCTAAACCTTTGGACAGGAATGATGGGACATTTTTGATGCGATATAGGATGTATGAAACTGTCAGTGAAGGGCTGAAGATAGAGGTCCTTTATGGTGATGAACATGTCGCTCAGTCTCCTTATATTTTGAAAG GACCAGTGTACCATGAGTACTGTGAGTGTCCAGAAGAGGATCCTCAGGCCTGGCAGAAAACTCTGTCTTGTCCAGCCAAGGAGCCACAGATTgcaaaagatttttcttcttttcccagcATCAATCTCCAGCAGATGCTAAACGAAGTTCCAAAAAGGTTTGGGGATGAGAGGGGTGCTATTGTTCATTACACGATTCTCAGTAACCTAATCTACCGGAGATCTTTAGGGAAATACACAGACTTCAAAATGTTCTCAGATGAGATTTTGCTGTCACTGGCAAGAAAG gtcCTTCTCCCAGATTTAGAATTTTATGTTAATCTTGGAGATTGGCCTTTGGAGCATCGAAAAGTCAATGAAACCCCTGGCCCTTTACCTATCATTTCATGGTGTGGCTCTCTGGATTCACGAGATGTTATCCTTCCAACATATGACATCACCCACTCCACACTTGAAGCTATGAGGGGTGTTACAAATGATCTTCTCTCTATTCAAGGAAATACAG GACCTTCCTGGATCAATAAAACAGAGAAAGCTTTCTTTAGAGGTAGAGATAGCCGAGAGGAGAGGCTCCAGTTGGTGCAGCTGTCCAAAGATAATCCACAGCTACTAGATGCAGGAATTACAGGATATTTCttcttccaagaaaaagaaaaggagcttGGAAAAGCTAAATTGATAGGTTTCTTTGACTTCTTTAAG TACAAGTATCAAGTGAATGTGGACGGGACTGTGGCTGCTTATAGATATCCATACCTCATGCTTGGTGACAGTTTGGTTCTGAAGCAGGACTCACcatattatgaacatttttatatgGCACTAAAGCCTTGGAAACATTATGTTCCAATTAAAAGAAATCTTAGTGATCTACTAGAGAAAGTTGAATGGGCCAAG gAAAATGATGAAGAAGCCAAGAAGATTGCAAAAGAAGGGCAGTTGACTGCTAGAGATCTGCTACAGCCCCACAGGCTTTACTGCTACTATTACAGAGTACTACAG AAATACGCTGAGCGCCAGACCAGCAAACCCGAAATACGTGATGGAATGGAACTTGTTCCTCAGCCGGATGACAGTGCATCTATCTGCCAGTGCCACAGGAAAAGGCCTTTAAGAGAAGAGCTTTAA
- the LOC115841977 gene encoding exophilin-5 isoform X2, with the protein MREGSSMPPWDASLLEDEFFQVLDDLDGKLAQEQSPSSLDARTPLNYGSRTQFSRFYSSGNKHRNITARHKNCCNETSNMSIYDILRPGTPKEGFKTFSPRTRTICDMYKTREPRVLKEDYVQKNIFGSISLYFDSRQQSASPATGYFTARSLPFSATTQIKTGFIPPSHQQSPKRTPLSSIIWNRSDSSSDRQNEEEFLRAPSPMEIDLADQYMYPRCFQEDRRYEFYHPQSVHRSAPMNNAMSADPFENSENMLFYHEDNPFTGSFLSNTFGWSREQRFRPSPFGGQQEKHSSWSDFHQSRKPFTSSDRDFEMISIEANSAFLAGHCHSVPSQHWGSFSPRYRTNISRNQEKPHPSQFDSQASTLESMEVSQVKRNQSTYFSAPNVCPMPGSSYHIKSDGLECQQDSSPMELHINKEPYSFEIAQTLASSFKTTFPQIPDDRGNPQSPNFQNPTVTLQKIKPASLPIRNYTEVTGTNSDSVDSPPLTENQPNILVTEVNNEKDLNGSVLEKDKQLNKIDQTTMTGEIPQLVSQTVISNPLPDFQNFLSQDSAKSNRFVFNASTTISSKSLPGEISRRDISKIHKANELKKDKSYTGNRKLGSATSLPFIQESKTTSPSLSPNQGFHQELTVRNKDISNIIKNNHGSPECTDNQNAQSSEKPAVLDTKEEQCTTTYSTNCSKSPADHNVPCDSLDLSSGTLPDSLPSNDSCLDALVIPSTAGFSWKCPSSKDLSLGEREEKDNDCKNQNSQFSLSFSENQKSNVNCMPVHNEVVDVVKCHSHPPFRDGKGKGKIRRRISYTEKLSKTESRSIPTSDSSNLIEGTESNSKPPELHTIYCTLPRKSASFLINNRKSESKKMPSSFRNEQLAFQIKTDVEDPVGKYTSNKFSPSSCESESKYSGVVSDSVSIPPEATEEMTNMTNIGSASVRKGPLQVLIKRAVSCPSGVPYASTGRDERKEGLVSDTDASITTLKPWERLINPLGSDSSVRECSLSKRHHQKEYFQECTEKNGRISASRTGIFSHPNEHPLPFSADLSGKESGKTLHKFKTTSMFSVSGDEDNVKCLEVISIYYTLPRKHRKKFCNLLQKYTQNIDSLTESTKVGTEISPNALEKDKLNCSTHEQSGTPSSKDLKMQVSSAQENSHLSYTTENMTGLQLPSFRSSEPTLQEIASIEADVSLHKGEPKSREVSPHNLAKTPLCDSQSKKEKGGKLRSETLYTSLMLQGKKVTREKSENCQQSIKSGNSDFSNLPAHSEENVENSQIIRSSGECTSSAITITATGSLQKDITGIAIDDSSNGLQPGEVRGGIRKDFPKNPDKPLSDSESQAFALTPALHKLQLDEKTCSSEQDLDSLQSEPRELPQRSQEVNMTESKAKDEMQELAWNQPSLLEGSNKSKKSLDDLEKGENRSSVKHRLAVMSKASRKFPAEDLYPRRHVTTIFPQSGNNSGFSTLSPGTPECNPHSPVPTLKSTESTDESRLSNDGVNVEKSEDPLQVTAITNRETSTHLSNQKSNNISQPHQNEFKKISESQLKYENSKDVTVAQILEGESEALAQPSLISLREADFPDHQRGLNPPFQLEPAEKSTVSMPLASFQQQQRSASSLEWEPEPHPYHSKSLKSINVHGALLRKSHPPKFRERHFSESTSIDNALSQLTLGNEFSNNSGYSRRFKSFSELPSCDENESWALYNSGPKMGPRSATSISRPIDYGIFGKEQQLAFLENVKRSLTQGRLWKPSFLKNPGFLKDDVVNPPNPTESSSSNSPSNQMPKDGLSLSAPLNIYEDDPVDSDCDTDTTTDDEYYLDENDKESEL; encoded by the exons ATGAGGGAGGGAAGTAGCATGCCTCCGTGGGATGCTTCACTGCTAGAGGATGAGTTTTTCCAAG TTTTAGATGATTTGGATGGAAAACTGGCTCAGGAACAGTCTCCAAGCTCATTGGATGCCAGAACACCTCTCAACTATGGATCAAGAACACAGTTCAGTCGTTTTTACTCCAGTGGGAATAAACACCGTAATATCACAGCAAGGCACAAAAATTGCTGTAATGAAACTTCTAATATGTCTATCTATGACATCCTAAGACCAGGAACCCCTAAGGAAGGTTTTAAAACCTTTTCTCCTAGAACAAGGACAATCTGTGATATGTACAAGACAAGGGAACCCAGAGTCTTAAAAGAAGATTATGTGCAAAAGAATATTTTTGGTagtatttctctgtattttgacAGCAGACAACAATCAGCCTCACCAGCTACAGGGTATTTCACAGCAAGAAGCTTACCTTTTTCAGCCACAACTCAGATCAAGACTGGGTTTATACCACCAAGCCACCAACAGAGCCCAAAGAGAACTCCTTTATCATCTATCATATGGAATAGATCAGATTCCTCTAGTGATAGGCAGAACGAGGAAGAGTTCCTGAGGGCACCATCACCAATGGAAATTGACCTTGCTGACCAGTATATGTATCCCAGGTGTTTTCAGGAGGATAGGAGATATGAATTTTACCATCCACAGAGTGTTCACCGAAGTGCCCCCATGAATAATGCAATGAGTGCTGACCCATTTGAGAACTCAGAGAATATGCTGTTCTACCATGAAGATAACCCATTTACTGGGTCTTTCCTTAGCAATACCTTTGGATGGAGCAGGGAACAGAGATTTAGACCAAGTCCTTTTGGGGGCCAACAGGAAAAACATTCTTCCTGGTCTGACTTTCATCAAAGCAGGAAACCATTCACTTCTTCTGACAGAGACTTTGAAATGATCTCCATTGAAGCAAATAGTGCATTTTTAGCTGGTCATTGTCATAGTGTTCCTTCTCAACACTGGGGGTCATTTTCTCCTAGGTACAGGACAAATATTTCCAGAAACCAAGAGAAGCCACATCCCTCACAGTTTGATTCTCAAGCATCCACACTGGAGAGCATGGAGGTGTCACAAGTTAAAAGGAACCAGTCTACTTATTTTAGTGCACCAAATGTTTGCCCCATGCCTGGTTCAAGCTATCACATCAAATCTGATGGGTTAGAATGTCAACAGGACAGTTCTCCTATGGAACTACATATAAACAAAGAACCTTACTCATTTGAAATTGCTCAAACTCTAGCATCCTCATTCAAAACTACCTTCCCACAGATTCCTGATGACAGAGGGAATCCTCAGAGTCCCAACTTTCAGAATCCCACAGTCACTTTGCAGAAAATTAAGCCTGCTTCTCTTCCAATCAGAAACTATACAGAAGTCACTGGGACCAACAGTGATTCAGTTGATTCTCCACCTCTGACTGAAAACCAACCCAATATCTTGGTCACGGAAGTGAATAATGAGAAAGACTTGAATGGATCTGTTttggaaaaagacaaacaactaaACAAGATAGACCAGACAACCATGACAGGTGAAATACCCCAACTTGTTTCACAGACAGTAATTTCTAACCCTTTACCTGATTTTCAAAATTTCCTCTCTCAGGACTCAGCCAAGAGCaacagatttgtttttaatgcaTCTACGACGATAAGTTCAAAAAGTTTGCCTGGAGAGATTTCCAGGAGAGATATCTCCAAAATTCATAAAGCCAATGAACTAAAAAAAGATAAGAGTTATACTGGGAACAGAAAACTTGGCTCAGCAACTTCCCTTCCTTTCATTCAGGAAAGCAAAACAACATCACCTTCTCTCAGCCCAAATCAAGGTTTTCACCAGGAATTAACAgtaagaaataaagatatttcaaacattattaaaaataaccacGGGAGTCCTGAATGTACTGATAATCAAAATGCACAGTCTTCAGAAAAGCCTGCTGTTTTAGATACCAAGGAAGAACAATGTACCACAACTTATTCTACCAACTGTAGCAAGTCACCTGCCGACCACAATGTGCCATGTGATTCTTTAGATCTGTCATCAGGTACACTACCAGATTCCTTACCATCAAATGATTCTTGCCTTGATGCTCTGGTGATTCCTTCTACTGCAGGGTTCTCCTGGAAATGTCCTTCAAGCAAAGATCTGTCtctgggagaaagagaagaaaaagacaatgatTGCAAGAACCAAAATAGTCAATTTTCCCTAAGCTTCTCAGAAAACCAAAAGAGTAATGTTAATTGTATGCCTGTACATAATGAAGTGGTTGATGTTGTCAAATGCCATTCACATCCTCCTTTCAGGgatggaaagggaaaaggaaaaataagacgACGTATATCCTATACCGAAAAATTAAGCAAAACGGAAAGTAGATCAATACCCACAAGTGACAGCAGTAACCTCATTGAGGGAACTGAAAGCAATTCCAAGCCTCCTGAGCTTCACACAATTTATTGTACCTTACCAAGAAAATCAGccagttttctcatcaataaCAGGAAGTCTGAAAGTAAGAAAATGCCTTCTTCGTTTAGGAATGAGCAACTTGCATTCCAAATCAAAACTGATGTGGAAGATCCAGTAGGGAAGTACACATCAAACAAATTCAGTCCCAGTTCTTGTGAGTCAGAGAGCAAATATTCCGGAGTAGTTTCAGACTCAGTCTCAATACCACCTGAAGCCACAGAGGAGATGACAAATATGACAAACATTGGATCTGCTTCTGTTAGAAAAGGACCACTTCAAGTCCTCATCAAGAGGGCTGTGTCATGTCCCTCAGGGGTGCCATATGCCTCAACtggaagagatgaaagaaaagaaggtTTAGTCTCAGATACAGATGCTTCTATTACAACACTAAAGCCTTGGGAGAGACTCATTAACCCTCTGGGAAGTGACTCATCTGTTCGGGAGTGTTCTTTAAgcaaaagacaccaccagaagGAATACTTTCAGGAATGCACTGAAAAGAATGGTAGAATTTCTGCCTCCAGGACAGGTATATTTTCCCATCCAAATGAACACCCTTTACCTTTTTCTGCAGATTTGTCAGGCAAAGAAAGTGGGAAAACATTACATAAATTTAAGACTACTagcatgttttctgtttctggtgATGAAGATAATGTGAAATGTCTTGAGGTGATTTCAATATACTATACTCTACCaaggaaacacagaaaaaagtTCTGTAACCTTCTTCAAAAGTATACACAAAATATCGATTCACTTACAGAATCAACTAAAGTGGGGACTGAAATATCTCCTAATGCTTTAGAAAAAGACAAACTAAATTGTTCTACACACGAGCAGTCAGGAACACCTTCCTCTAAAGATCTAAAGATGCAGGTCAGCTCTGCTCAGGAGAACAGCCATCTTTCTTACACCACTGAAAATATGACTGGTTTACAATTACCAAGTTTTAGGTCCTCAGAGCCTACATTACAGGAAATTGCTTCTATTGAAGCAGATGTTTCTCTTCATAAAGGAGAACCTAAATCTAGAGAGGTTTCCCCACACAACTTAGCTAAAACACCTTTATGTGATTCacaaagcaagaaagagaaagggggaaaattgCGAAGTGAAACCCTGTATACTTCACTaatgcttcagggaaaaaaagttaCAAGAGAGAAATCTGAAAATTGTCAGCAATCCATTAAATCAGGTAACAGTGATTTTTCTAACCTCCCAGCCCATTCAGAAGAGAATGTTGAAAATTCACAAATTATTAGAAGTTCTGGGGAGTGTACAAGTAGTGCTATAACCATTACAGCTACTGGAAGTCTTCAGAAAGATATAACAGGTATAGCTATAGATGATAGCTCCAATGGATTGCAGCCTGGGGAAGTAAGAGGGGGAATTAGAAAAGATTTCCCAAAAAACCCTGATAAACCACTTTCTGACTCAGAAAGCCAAGCCTTTGCTCTTACTCCAGCCTTGCATAAACTACAGCTTGATGAGAAGACTTGTTCAAGTGAACAAGATTTAGACAGTTTACAGTCTGAACCCAGAGAACTACCTCAAAGAAGTCAGGAGGTAAATATGACAGAGAGCAAGGCTAAAGATGAAATGCAGGAGTTGGCATGGAATCAACCTTCACTTCTTGAAGgaagtaataaaagtaaaaaaagctTGGATGACCTAGAAAAAGGGGAAAACAGATCTTCAGTTAAACACAGATTGGCAGTTATgtccaaagcaagcagaaaattTCCAGCTGAAGATTTATACCCCAGAAGACATGTAACTACTATCTTTCCTCAAAGTGGGAACAATTCTGGCTTTAGCACCTTATCCCCTGGCACACCAGAGTGCAACCCACACTCCCCTGTGCCTACGTTAAAGTCCACAGAATCCACAGATGAAAGCAGGTTAAGTAATGATGGAGTAAATGTGGAGAAATCCGAGGACCCTCTCCAGGTTACTGCAATAACCAACAGAGAAACTTCTACACACTTAAGCAATCAGAAGTCTAACAATATTTCACAGCCACatcaaaatgagtttaaaaaaatctcagaatcaCAACTAAAGTATGAGAATTCTAAGGATGTAACAGTAGCTCAGATTTTGGAAGGAGAGTCAGAAGCCCTGGCCCAACCCTCATTGATCAGCCTCAGGGAAGCAGATTTCCCTGACCATCAGAGGGGGCTGAACCCTCCTTTTCAATTGGAGCCTGCAGAGAAATCTACAGTAAGCATGCCACTGGCCAGTTTTCAGCAACAACAAAGGAGTGCTTCATCTCTGGAGTGGGAACCTGAGCCACACCCCTATCATTCAAAGAGTTTAAAAAGCATCAATGTGCACGGTGCTCTACTACGAAAAAGTCATCCTCCAAAATTCAGAGAGCGTCATTTTTCTGAAAGTACTTCTATTGACAATGCCCTGAGTCAACTGACCCTTGGGAATGAATTCTCTAACAACAGTGGGTACAGTCGAAGATTCAAATCTTTTTCTGAACTACCCTCCTGTGATGAAAATGAAAGTTGGGCTTTGTACAACAGCGGGCCAAAAATGGGTCCTAGGTCTGCAACATCTATATCCAGACCTATTGACTATGGGATATTTGGGAAAGAACAACAACTGGCTTTCTTGGAGAATGTAAAGAGGTCACTCACACAAGGAAGATTATGGAAACCAAGTTTTCTTAAGAACCCTGGCTTCCTGAAAGATGATGTAGTTAACCCTCCTAACCCAACAGAGTCATCAAGTTCTAATTCTCCTAGTAATCAGATGCCAAAAGATGGCTTATCTCTAAGTGCACCACTTAATATCTATGAAGATGATCCAGTAGACTCAGATTGTGACACAGACACAACCACGGATGACGAATACTACCTGGATGAAAATGACAAAGAGTCAGAACTGTGA
- the LOC115841977 gene encoding protein O-glucosyltransferase 3 isoform X6, which translates to MRYRMYETVSEGLKIEVLYGDEHVAQSPYILKGPVYHEYCECPEEDPQAWQKTLSCPAKEPQIAKDFSSFPSINLQQMLNEVPKRFGDERGAIVHYTILSNLIYRRSLGKYTDFKMFSDEILLSLARKVLLPDLEFYVNLGDWPLEHRKVNETPGPLPIISWCGSLDSRDVILPTYDITHSTLEAMRGVTNDLLSIQGNTGPSWINKTEKAFFRGRDSREERLQLVQLSKDNPQLLDAGITGYFFFQEKEKELGKAKLIGFFDFFKYKYQVNVDGTVAAYRYPYLMLGDSLVLKQDSPYYEHFYMALKPWKHYVPIKRNLSDLLEKVEWAKENDEEAKKIAKEGQLTARDLLQPHRLYCYYYRVLQKYAERQTSKPEIRDGMELVPQPDDSASICQCHRKRPLREEL; encoded by the exons ATGCGATATAGGATGTATGAAACTGTCAGTGAAGGGCTGAAGATAGAGGTCCTTTATGGTGATGAACATGTCGCTCAGTCTCCTTATATTTTGAAAG GACCAGTGTACCATGAGTACTGTGAGTGTCCAGAAGAGGATCCTCAGGCCTGGCAGAAAACTCTGTCTTGTCCAGCCAAGGAGCCACAGATTgcaaaagatttttcttcttttcccagcATCAATCTCCAGCAGATGCTAAACGAAGTTCCAAAAAGGTTTGGGGATGAGAGGGGTGCTATTGTTCATTACACGATTCTCAGTAACCTAATCTACCGGAGATCTTTAGGGAAATACACAGACTTCAAAATGTTCTCAGATGAGATTTTGCTGTCACTGGCAAGAAAG gtcCTTCTCCCAGATTTAGAATTTTATGTTAATCTTGGAGATTGGCCTTTGGAGCATCGAAAAGTCAATGAAACCCCTGGCCCTTTACCTATCATTTCATGGTGTGGCTCTCTGGATTCACGAGATGTTATCCTTCCAACATATGACATCACCCACTCCACACTTGAAGCTATGAGGGGTGTTACAAATGATCTTCTCTCTATTCAAGGAAATACAG GACCTTCCTGGATCAATAAAACAGAGAAAGCTTTCTTTAGAGGTAGAGATAGCCGAGAGGAGAGGCTCCAGTTGGTGCAGCTGTCCAAAGATAATCCACAGCTACTAGATGCAGGAATTACAGGATATTTCttcttccaagaaaaagaaaaggagcttGGAAAAGCTAAATTGATAGGTTTCTTTGACTTCTTTAAG TACAAGTATCAAGTGAATGTGGACGGGACTGTGGCTGCTTATAGATATCCATACCTCATGCTTGGTGACAGTTTGGTTCTGAAGCAGGACTCACcatattatgaacatttttatatgGCACTAAAGCCTTGGAAACATTATGTTCCAATTAAAAGAAATCTTAGTGATCTACTAGAGAAAGTTGAATGGGCCAAG gAAAATGATGAAGAAGCCAAGAAGATTGCAAAAGAAGGGCAGTTGACTGCTAGAGATCTGCTACAGCCCCACAGGCTTTACTGCTACTATTACAGAGTACTACAG AAATACGCTGAGCGCCAGACCAGCAAACCCGAAATACGTGATGGAATGGAACTTGTTCCTCAGCCGGATGACAGTGCATCTATCTGCCAGTGCCACAGGAAAAGGCCTTTAAGAGAAGAGCTTTAA